A region from the Vulpes lagopus strain Blue_001 chromosome 5, ASM1834538v1, whole genome shotgun sequence genome encodes:
- the LOC121491190 gene encoding zinc finger protein 2-like: MAAVPLTARWQKSLKFKDVAVKFSKDEWKQLVPAQRALYREVMLENYQDFVSLGLLVPKPDVIFQLKRGEEPWNFDFQEDEEREVPANTFLDQNARLESQNSTQRQDVSKKAKSQKTLMEKLRKGGPLGPVLGPENLEGTRKEHLSGKTLKKSSPKEEDSQRSTPAKKTNKKGKNFECTVCGKTLYNHLSLTRHQRTHTGEKPYNCQECGKAFSYRSSLKKHLMSHTGKSPFECNECEKTFYDRLTLTEHQRTHTGEKPFKCHECGKAFFVRSSFTRHQRIHTGESPYKCTECGKSFTQKSILARHKLTHTGERPYECKGCGKALFDRSSLIRHRRAHTGETPFECNECGKVFFDRSSLNQHQKIHNGDKPYKCNECGKAFLQKRPLTQHQRVHTGEKPYECSVCGKVFSCKSSIVQHQRRYARQASEYHRGASGQQGTPIET, from the exons ATGGCAGCTGTGCCCCTAACAGCCAGATGGCAG AAGTCTCTTAAATTTAAGGATGTGGCTGTGAAGTTTTCAAAGGATGAGTGGAAGCAACTGGTCCCTGCTCAGAGGGCTCTTTACAGGGAAGTGATGCTGGAGAACTAtcaggattttgtttctttgg GACTTCTAGTTCCTAAACCTGATGTGATTTTCCAGTTGAAGAGAGGTGAAGAGCCATGGAATTTTGATTTTcaggaagatgaagaaagagaagtcccAGCAAACACTTTTCTAG aCCAGAATGCTAGACTTGAGAGCCAGAACTCAACTCAAAGGCAGGATGTTTCTAAAAAAGCAAAGTCACAAAAGACATtaatggaaaaactgagaaaaggTGGTCCTCTGGGTCCTGTACTTGGCCCAGAAAACCTCGAGGGCACCAGGAAAGAACATCTTTCAGGGAAGACTTTGAAGAAATCCTCCCCCAAGGAGGAGGACTCGCAAAGATCCACTCCTGCCAAGAAAACCAACAAGAAGGGGAAAAACTTTGAATGCACTGTATGTGGGAAGACCTTATATAACCACTTATCCCTCACTCGTCATCAAAGGACACACACTGGCGAGAAGCCCTATAACTGTcaagaatgtgggaaagccttcagctATAGGAGTAGCCTTAAGAAACACCTGATGTCTCACACTGGGAAGAGTCCCTTTGAGTGCAATGAATGTGAGAAAACTTTCTATGATCGGCTGACCCTTACTGAACACCAGCGAACTCATACCGGAGAGAAGCCCTTTAAATGTCACGAATGTGGCAAGGCTTTCTTTGTCCGCTCATCTTTTACTCgccatcagagaattcatactggagaaagTCCTTACAAGTGTACAGAATGTGGGAAATCCTTTACCCAGAAAAGCATCCTCGCTCGTCACAAGCTCACTCACACTGGAGAGCGGCCTTATGAATGCAAGGGGTGTGGCAAAGCCCTGTTTGACCGCTCCTCCCTCATTCGCCACCGGAGAGCCCACACAGGAGAGACTCCTTTTGAATGTAATGAGTGTGGGAAGGTTTTCTTTGACCGGTCATCCCTTAATCAGCATCAGAAAATTCATAATGGAGACAAGCCCTATAAatgcaatgaatgtgggaaagctttcCTTCAGAAGAGACCACTTACACAGCATCAGAGAGTACACACTGGGGAGAAGCCCTATGAATGCAGTGTGTGTGGGAAGGTGTTCAGTTGCAAGTCCTCTATCGTCCAACATCAGCGACGTTATGCCAGGCAGGCTTCAGAGTATCATAGAGGTGCTTCAGGCCAGCAAGGGACTCCCATAGAGACCTAA